The Bos indicus x Bos taurus breed Angus x Brahman F1 hybrid chromosome 11, Bos_hybrid_MaternalHap_v2.0, whole genome shotgun sequence sequence tattttttgcaAGGCTACTTTAAAGGTAGTGATACactcacactttattttgggatgattttagatttacagaaaaattgcaaggAAAGTACAGAGAGTACCTGTGTATCTAACTTCCCCTAATATTAGCAGTTTTCACAACCATCAAACATTTGTCAGAACTAAAGGTTTTCACTAAGTAAACTACAATCATTTGGATTTTATCAGTTTTTCCACTGATGGCCTTTTTATGGATTCCAAGCCAAGGATTTTCTGTTCTAGAATTCAGTCCAAGGTCCCACATTACATTTAATCACCGTGTCTCCTTAGTCTCCTCTGATATGTGGCAGTTTCTCAGtccttttttaatttacttgtttttcatgacCCTGACACTTTTAAAGAGTTTTGGTGAGGTATTTAACAGAATATCTCTCAATTTGGGTTTGTATGATGTTTTCTCATAGACTGGGATTATAGGTTTTGGGGGACAGTACCACAGAAATGAAATTCTATCATGTCACATTGcatcatatcatatcatatatattgtattttagttaggatttttgcatttatattcataagTGAGATtagcttataattttattttttaatcctgtcctctgcttttggtatcagggttaTATTAACCTCATTAAATGAGTTATGGCATAATCTCCCTTTTACAGTCCTTAGGAGAATTGGATTGGTTGGATTGGAAATGTTTGAttctttacaattttatagaattttgtggtAAAATTGGGCCTTTCCCCCTCTCAACCCCTGCCAGCCCCACACCCCCCCGCCCCTCACCCCCGCCATGGGATGGTTTTAAACTGGTTatttcaggttttttgttttttttttaaggttatagGACTATttacattctctctctttctttttgagTCAGTAGTAGAAATTCATATTTTCTAGGAAGTTTTCTAAGTGTCAAAATTACtggtttaaatgtttttaatattgtatacTATTATTTTTTGCTGCCTTATTCCTAATACTATTTATGTgtgccttctttctctttttattaatctTGCCTGAGTTTTGTGAAATTTATATAcccttttcaaagaaccagcttttggctttgatGATCCTCTTACTGACTTgactcttctgttttctgtttcattaattttgtGCTGTGTTATTTCTTTGGTCTGCTCTGAAGGGGAGTTATTCATTTGTTTCCTAACTCTAAAAGTTAAATCTGTACTCTCTTCTTTCCTAATACATATTAAAACATTCATAACTTTTAAAGTAATGCTTTAACTACATCCCACAATGATTAGCTGGACAAAAGGTTTAGATGTTTAGGACCTTCAGAGAATTCATATTAAACAAGTGAAAATATTTGGTGGTGAGAGTATTAATTTAAAGTGGAGAGAACATTCCCTATTGTTCTAGTGACCTGTTGGGGTTGATGCGCTCATTTCATTGCTTCCTTAGTTTTATGGGCCTTTAGGTTTTTCTTTTGCAACTGTGGTCTGAACTTATTTTTCCTCCAAAGTATTGTCCTCGTGAACTTCCTTGAAGATGGCAGCATGTCTGTGACTGGAATTATGGGACATGCTGTACAGACTGTTGAAATTGTGAATGAAGGGGACCATAGCGTGCGAGAGAAGCTGATGCATTTGTTCATGTCTGGAGACTGCAAAGCATACAGCCCTGAGGatctggaaaagaggaagaaCAGCCTGAAGAAATGGCTGGAGAAGAATCACATCCCCATCACCGAACAGAGAGATTCACGAAAGACTCTCTGTGTGGCTGGGGTCTTGACTATAGACCCACCGTATGGTCCAGAAAATTGCAACAGTTCTAATGAGATTATTTTGTCCCGTGTTCAGGATCTTATTCAAGGACATCTTGAAGCTTCCCAATGAGAGGCTAAGAACTATGGATGTACTGATTGAAATaagatttcatatttttgaaagttctttGTTGTTTTAGGTAAAATCAAAGATGGGGATTATTGGTACTAATAAGTGAACTGGGCAAGGATGACATCTCAAACAAAATTAACTTGGGGACAACAGAATTACAAGAATCTCTTCTTTTGATGGGAATACACCTCCATTTCTATTAGGCAAGAAATGTATTTGGAAAAAGATGCAACATGTTAGATTCGATATAAAATGCTAAGGTAAAATCACAGTCTTGTTAACACTGCTTATTCTAACtagatgtgtcttttttttttttttttttattgagttatagttaacataccatacaattcactaGCTTTCCTTGCACAGTTCAGTGACTTTTGATGTATTTACCGtgttgtgcaactatcaccacaggcatagagttttgttttgtttttttttttggtggttgcatgacgtgtgggatcttagttccccgaccggggattgaactctcaccccctgcattggaagtgtggaatcttaaccactgggccactagggaagtccctagatgtctctttttttaaaatgtctattaaaaaaattttttttagtgtaaTGATGAAATAGCTTTTGAATCAGAATGTATTCCTTTTTGGTTGAAACTTGAAAGTTTTGGTAAAATCTTAACACATAAGCCTTATAACTCTCAAAGCCTTAAAAATGAACACTGGCTAATATATCTGAGGGAAAAGGTAAGTGTGACAAGTATTCTGGCTGCTGAGGGGCTGTAAGGGACCGGTCTagctgctggtttccctggtaactgatgaggCAACCTGACATTAAATCTTGAATAAATAGGAGCCTCCTCCCTGCCGGGTGAGTGAGGGCTGCCGCCAGGTTATGCCTGCTATCCACCACACACACTGGAGGTGTTGCTCTAGGACCTTGCTTCGGGCATGTAAGATCCCTGTGTCCAATAACTTTTAATGTCTTTGTTGCTGTCTCTGGGCTCTTTCTGGTCCCAAGGCTGGGCATCCACAAGGCTTGTAGCCCAACAATTCACAAAGTAGCCAGGAGGCTAAGGGTACTCCTGTGACCACTGAGATGTAAGGACGGGGAATGAAAAGTTGTGGGGGGTTGGGAGGAATCTCAGGGTGGCCATCCACTAGTGTGTGGAGCCCTGTGGCAGTTGACTAGCCATGAAAGatggtttctgtcttttattgcaTTGATGATATCCTGTTAAACTCAGTCTCTTAGCAGTTTATAGAGCAGCCCCATGCCTGTGGCTCATCTGACTGACTGCAGGGGGATGGCTGGTGAACATAGACACAACACAAGGGATCTGAACTACCTACAAAGGACAGCATACCCCTGACCCACCACCTCTAAGCAATTACAGGCTTTAGGGATATTaacttacggagaaggcaatggcaacccactccagcactcttgcctgaaaaatctcatggatggaggaggagtctggtagactgcagtccatgtctcaaagtcggacacgactgagctacttcactttcacttttcactttcatgcattggagaaggaaatggcaacccactccagtgttcttgcctggagaatcccagggatggcagagcctggtggactgctgtctgtgaggtcgcacagagtcggacactactgaagcgacttagcagcagcagcagcagcagggatattAACTTAGGACATGAATTGGAATTGGACATGGCCAGTTACCTGGAAGAGTTTGGTACAGGTCTGTGCAATGGCAAAATAATCGGAGTCCCCTTGAGCTTCTGTTCCCAGCTATGGAAAGGGACAGAGCAGTGATGCAGTGTGCTGGAAGAGCAGCTATATGTAGTCTACAAAGTAGTATAACAGATGAGAGACATTATAAAATGCCTACTCAAGTTGTCGAGTAATGCAAAAACCACTATTTAGGATCTAGAAGAGCCGTGCATGACATACAGCACCGCCGTGGACATAATAGTGGCCAAGAAATCCACTTCATTGGCCATAAAGTTGAGATATGGGCCAGTGAAGATGACACACTGGCATTTCTACCCACCCTATGACCCCCCTGCTGCCAGGTTAGTTGAAAGGATGAGTGGATTGCTTCAATAACCAAGATAGGAAATTTCTGTACTTGTGGGCCCAGGAGGCTAACTCCAGCCTAGGAACTATAACTGAACATCCCAGAACAGTTGTCCCAGTGCTTATGGCGTGTTAACCCACAGGCAACTAGTCAACACCATCTGAGTTCAACTGTTTACCCCCAAAGGAACCATTGTCTACTACTGGTCAGGACAATAACTCACTTTTGCCCTTGCCACAATTTCTGCCTTCGGGAACGTATTATAAAAGAAATGGCTCTGGAATTGGCAGGTAAGTCCCCGGTGGTTTGGGTAAGTCCCCTGTGGGGAATAGGATTAGAACGGGACAGATTTCACCTGTCTTACACCTGCCCCACCTGAGAGGAAGGCAGGCATTTACTGGAGGAAGGCACCATTTATTATATTAACCTTACAATCTTCTGCCACCTTGCCTGTATTTGGCACAGTCTGTGGGGACTGAGGGTAGCTGAGCAGGATGAGGGTAGATTTGGCTAATGGTCATGATCTCCCCTGTATCGTGCCTGTTAAACATCTTGGCGTTTCACCTGTCTGAGCAGAGGGAGCTGCTCACAGATTGGGAGGTATCAGTGACCTCTTTGCTGGGTCTACAGCAAGATGTCCTCCCTGGGACTTCCGTGAAAAATGGACCCAGTAAGTGCCTGGCTCCAAATTTACCCACGTCTTACACTTTTGATACTCTTCAGCTGCTGTTGTCTGTATTGCACTTGTTTTATTGGGTGGAGGTGCACCTCCACTACATACCTGACCCCAGGAATATCACATAAGAGAGGCAGACTTAAGGGGGTAAGGGTTGTGGAGTGTATGGTCAGGTCACTCAAGACGGCTGCTCTTTGCTGTCTGTACATCTGCTTGATGAGTCCCTGCTGCGCCTACACTGTGTTGGAACAAATGTGCTCGCCCTTGCCCCAGCCAGTGAGTGTTCTAATCCTTGGGCCAGAATGGCTCCACCTGCTAGTTTATTAATGGGAAACATTTGCCCTGATGATGGTTGTTAACCTGAGGGGCTGTAAGGGATGGGTCTCAgttgctggtttccctggtaactgagcCAACGTGAGGTCAATTCCCCCTGTAAAAGGTAGTCTCCAACCACCTTTTAAAAGGTGGTcttgcccccccgcccccagccaagACCACCGCTATCACTGTGTCCTGCTCGCCACCTTGTCTGTCTGCCACATGTGATGGGTTGTTCCTCCAGGACTTTTCTTCAGGTGTGTAAACTCCCCCATCTATTAAACCAGTGATAGCTGTGTCGCCGTTTCCAGACTCCTTCTTTGGACTGACTCGGCAACTGCAAGGCTTGCACGCCTGTAGATACAGCCCAACTGGGACTTTTCAGGGGAATGTCTACAGTGACCCCAGGGTTCCCGCATCAGGTTAGAACCCGAGGATGGGTTAGCACACTTCAGGCCCTTAGCAGAATCCAGCCTGCTGCCTCtgtttattaaagttttattggaacgcaGCCATACCCACTGCTTTGTGTATTGTCTGTGGCTGTTGTTGAACCacagtggcagagttgagtattgacagaaatgatatggattgTATCTTCAGAAAAATATGGCTGTTTACAGAAAAGCTTACCCTAGGAGAGCCTTGAACTAGCATGGTCCACCAGGGGTCAAGGAGGGTTTATGTCCCATCCATACAAAAGGAATCTTGTGCCTTTTGgaagaaatgctttaaaatacttGGGTTTTAGGGGGTCTTTGGAAGCACTTTGATAACATAGCTAAATTCCTTTCCTGCATGGTTGTCTAATATTAACAGGATGTATCCAAGTGCTTTTTGTACTTTTGCAAGCATCAGAATCAGCTGGAGGGCTTGCTAACACAGTTGGGAGTAGGGCCCAGCAGTCCAGTCTGACCTAGTAGGGGTCCAGGAGCTTGCATTTGTAACAAACTCCCAGATAATGGTAGCTACCTGTCCCAGATCAGATTACCCTTGCAAAAGCAGTTTAGAAGCCTGGGGGAACAGAAAGGCCTTCCCTCACAACTGTAGAGTTCCATCAGATTACCCTTGCAAAAGCAGTTTAGAAGCCTGGGGGAACAGAAAGGCCTTCCCTCACAACTGTAGAGTTCCAGAATCCTAAAAGTGAAATTTATCACATAGCCTTTCCCCTTCAAACCCTCAGATGTCTTTGGATAGGGGAAGGGGAATAAGAacaaattaaatggaaaagaTTCTGACAAAATGAGGGAGGTCTTGAAAAAAGACATAGGAAATTATCCACAGTTGGTCAGGAGTGAACCTTGGCCCAGGGACAGGTGCACTGGTGTTGGCAGACTTACCTGCTGTCAGACTAATGAGCTGGGGACAGACTTTCTTGGCAGCTGAGTCCTCTGATTTGTTTGAAAATTTGCCTTGTGAGCCAAACCTGAGGATATGTGATTTGGCCCTGCCACGGAAACCTCTCTGCTTAGGGAGTTGGGCCAGCCAGTTCCTCAGTTCAAATTCCCCCTGAGGGTTTAACCTGCCTGTTTTTCATCCCTCTCCTGGTTCCAGATTCCCAGGGGGAGATCCTCCCCAAAGCCAGCTCCAGGGCAGTCTTTGAACACAACTGGTGTCAagaatatttttcagaacaaAAGGTTTTCAGGACTTTGAGTATCTTTCAGTCTTGGAGCAAACTTTCCAACCTCTGCCCTGTATCTTGCTATCCACTGTGCACTTGATTTCCTAAATCTCTCCTCCTAAATGTTATAGCTGAAATACACCTCCCATGAattgttttcaataaaattaatgaaatttgaAACATTCACAATTGTTTTGAGAACTAGAATTTTTATGATGCCTCTTGGAGTAGCTTCTAGAATGCTAGAGTCAAAGCTAAGGATTACTATAAATTTGGGGAGAAATCAGAGCAGTGAAGGACTATAATTACACATACttaggtgggctgccgtctatggagtcgcacagagtcggacacgacagaagtgacttagcagcaatggcaccccactccagtactcttgcctggaaactcccatggacagaggagcctggtaggctgcagtccatggggtcgctaggagtcggactcgactgagcgacttcacttttcacttttcactttcatgcactggagaaggaaatagcaacccactccagtgttcttgcctggagaatcccagggacgggggagcctggtgggctgccgtctatggggtcacacagagtcggacacgactgatgcgacttagcagcttagcaatTGCATCCACTGCCAAATacaattggtttaaaaaaaaaaaaactactttgaCGAAGGAGTAACATACAAAAAACTACATAGTGTATACAGCCTGATGAGTTGAAGAGAAGCATacacccatgaaaccatcaccacagtctatGCCATAAACACATCTATCACCTCCAGCTTTTCCTGCCTTCATTATTACACcactggttttcatttttcagtcattaaaggatttctttattaaaaattatatcgTTATCAGACATGCTTTTTTACTTTTGCATACAATGTATATAGttgtttttgtagttttcatGATTTAAGGACAACATTGTACTGTGTTGATGGACTAAAActtattaaacattttcttttgacGTTCTTTTTGCTATCATAGTTTATGGTGCAAAGAATGTCTTCATATGTCTTTACTGCTGTTATCAAAAGCTAGTGCTTAGAAGGAacctcctggtggtccagtgcttctCTGCTggtctgtgcttccagtgcagggggcacaggttcgatccctggttagggaactagatcccatgtgccataaccAAGACCGGGTGCAACCAAATGCTAAAAAAACCCCTCCAAAACTAGTGCTTAGAAATGAAAGTACAATACTCTTTAAATAGTTTGTGTTACTTGACATCAACAACAATAATGTGTATACAAATTTCATTACACCCTTAGAGTATTagtattttacttaatttttatgacTGAACAGAAGATGGTGTTTTACAGTTGCTTTGtgttta is a genomic window containing:
- the GEMIN6 gene encoding gem-associated protein 6 isoform X2, with product MNEWMKKGPLEWQDYTYKAVSVTASDKEYKGWVLTTDPVSANIVLVNFLEDGSMSVTGIMGHAVQTVEIVNEGDHSVREKLMHLFMSGDCKAYSPEDLEKRKNSLKKWLEKNHIPITEQRDSRKTLCVAGVLTIDPPYGPENCNSSNEIILSRVQDLIQGHLEASQ